A single region of the Fusobacterium sp. genome encodes:
- a CDS encoding GspE/PulE family protein: MKNIVKNIKFDNNQIFLEILKERDLRKERYILDEKLFKNKAVQYFLEKDLIKNSFFPCYADKEKIILVVFDSLKKDILDILYIKFKLKVISLFCDKRSFLIGIEKFKNIQKYRNVEEIENIFKELQKKENKNEKNESEDIYKSLSIESPIVVKGLSAIIIHGVEREASDIHMEPSKDYIRIRYRIDGILTETEKISLELLSPMISRLKIISSLDITERRMPQDGRFDLEIRGKKIDFRVSIMPVINGEKAVIRILNREIIEFEIEKIGMLKSDYDRLLLQLNRKNGIFLVSGPTGSGKSSTLYALLKKLNTGKVNISTVEDPVEYEIDGINQVQCKNDIGRNFASVLRAYLRQDPDILMVGEIRDHETAEIAVKAAITGHLVLSTIHTNDSVGGINRLLNIGVEPYMVSASLITILSQRLVRKLCPNCQEKDEKWKAKIQLLGYEYEKYQENIFYLSKGCEKCNYTGYRGRTAVFEIFELNEKIKEMIEKSSSYQEIEREALSNGMKKLAENGIEKAGMGITSLDEILRQC, translated from the coding sequence GTGAAGAATATAGTTAAAAATATAAAATTTGATAACAATCAAATTTTTTTAGAAATTTTAAAAGAAAGAGATTTAAGAAAAGAAAGATATATTTTAGATGAAAAACTTTTTAAAAATAAGGCAGTTCAGTATTTTTTAGAAAAAGATTTAATAAAAAATAGTTTTTTTCCTTGCTATGCAGACAAAGAAAAGATAATATTAGTAGTTTTTGATAGTTTAAAAAAAGATATCCTAGATATTTTATATATTAAATTTAAGTTAAAAGTAATATCATTATTTTGTGATAAAAGAAGTTTTTTAATTGGGATAGAAAAATTTAAAAATATACAAAAATATAGAAATGTTGAAGAAATAGAAAATATATTTAAAGAACTTCAGAAAAAAGAAAATAAAAATGAAAAGAATGAAAGTGAGGATATATATAAATCACTTTCAATAGAAAGCCCAATAGTAGTAAAAGGGCTCAGTGCAATAATAATTCATGGAGTAGAAAGAGAAGCGAGCGATATCCACATGGAACCGAGTAAAGATTATATAAGAATAAGATATAGGATAGATGGAATACTGACTGAAACAGAAAAAATATCTCTGGAATTACTATCTCCCATGATTTCGAGATTAAAAATAATATCAAGCTTAGATATTACTGAGAGAAGAATGCCTCAAGATGGAAGATTTGATTTAGAGATAAGAGGAAAAAAGATAGATTTCAGAGTATCTATAATGCCTGTAATAAATGGAGAAAAAGCTGTAATAAGAATACTGAACAGAGAGATAATAGAATTTGAGATAGAAAAAATAGGGATGTTAAAGTCTGATTATGATAGATTGTTACTTCAATTAAATAGAAAAAATGGGATATTTTTAGTTAGTGGTCCTACTGGCTCTGGGAAAAGCAGCACTCTTTATGCTTTGTTAAAGAAACTTAATACAGGAAAAGTTAATATATCTACAGTTGAAGATCCTGTGGAATATGAGATAGATGGAATAAACCAGGTACAGTGTAAAAATGATATTGGAAGAAATTTTGCTTCAGTATTAAGAGCATACCTCAGACAGGATCCAGATATTTTAATGGTAGGAGAAATAAGAGATCATGAAACTGCAGAAATAGCAGTAAAAGCTGCCATTACAGGGCATCTTGTACTTTCAACTATTCATACAAATGATTCTGTAGGAGGAATAAACAGACTTTTAAATATTGGAGTAGAACCATATATGGTATCAGCCTCTCTTATAACTATATTGTCTCAAAGATTAGTACGGAAGCTGTGTCCCAATTGTCAGGAAAAAGATGAAAAGTGGAAAGCTAAAATACAACTTTTAGGTTATGAATATGAAAAATATCAAGAGAATATATTTTATTTAAGCAAAGGTTGTGAAAAGTGTAACTATACAGGATATAGAGGAAGAACAGCAGTTTTTGAAATATTTGAACTTAATGAAAAAATAAAAGAGATGATAGAAAAAAGCAGTTCATATCAGGAAATAGAAAGAGAAGCATTAAGTAATGGAATGAAAAAACTGGCAGAAAATGGAATAGAGAAAGCAGGAATGGGAATAACATCTTTAGATGAAATATTAAGACAATGCTAA
- the opp1B gene encoding nickel/cobalt ABC transporter permease, whose translation MKNYILKRILMSIPLLLCISFVCFVFINLIPSDPAEVALRVRQTPIITEEAIMQVREELGLNDPFLLRYIKWFIQCLKLDFGVSYTNPARTVLGEIGRCLPATLKLAGMSLLFVVTLSLPIGFFCAVYKDSLFDRITRGIIFMTTAMPAYWIGLLLIWLISIKLDLLPTSGGGGLKYLILPSFTVSLTYISTYIRLIRNNMLENMKEDYVLYANVRGLKQKDILRKHILKNSLHTCIVAIGMSIPQLIAGTIVVENVFAWPGIGKLCIASIFNRDYPVIQAYVLMVGTLFVVFNLIFDIIQYVSDPRLRKEVC comes from the coding sequence TTGAAGAACTATATATTAAAACGTATTCTTATGAGTATCCCTCTTCTTTTGTGTATATCTTTTGTCTGTTTTGTTTTTATCAATCTCATACCTTCAGATCCTGCTGAAGTAGCTCTGAGGGTAAGACAGACTCCTATAATTACAGAAGAAGCTATAATGCAGGTAAGAGAAGAGTTAGGACTCAATGACCCTTTTCTTTTAAGATATATTAAATGGTTTATTCAATGTTTAAAACTTGATTTTGGAGTAAGCTACACAAACCCAGCACGTACTGTTCTTGGAGAAATAGGAAGATGCCTACCAGCCACTCTAAAACTTGCTGGAATGTCTCTGCTTTTTGTGGTAACTCTTAGTCTGCCAATAGGATTTTTTTGTGCAGTATATAAAGATTCGCTTTTTGATCGTATTACAAGAGGAATAATTTTCATGACTACTGCTATGCCTGCTTACTGGATAGGATTACTTTTAATATGGTTGATCAGTATCAAACTTGATCTGCTTCCTACAAGCGGAGGAGGGGGACTAAAATATCTTATCCTGCCTTCTTTCACTGTTTCTCTTACATATATTTCTACTTACATAAGACTTATCAGAAATAATATGCTTGAAAATATGAAGGAAGATTATGTTCTTTATGCAAATGTAAGAGGTTTAAAACAAAAAGATATTCTTAGAAAACATATACTAAAAAATTCTCTTCATACATGTATAGTAGCTATTGGTATGAGTATTCCTCAGCTTATAGCTGGAACTATTGTTGTAGAAAATGTATTTGCATGGCCTGGTATTGGAAAATTATGTATAGCCTCTATTTTTAACAGAGATTACCCTGTAATACAAGCTTATGTACTTATGGTAGGAACACTCTTTGTAGTTTTCAACCTCATATTTGATATAATTCAATATGTATCTGACCCTAGACTTAGAAAGGAAGTGTGTTAA
- a CDS encoding type II secretion system protein yields MKNGGFTLIELIIAVALVGILSSLVTPKVRVQLAKGRDTKAVSYLGAMRTAAELYYIEKGEAPTTVGEPSEADDKKAIENILPYLDPKAEAVIKDGKIQIGGSRKDKDTKITFGGEMKFTFKSPQHDEIAKRGDGVYIWFAPTEDQIYDVQGNKWIEY; encoded by the coding sequence ATGAAAAATGGAGGATTTACACTGATTGAGCTGATAATAGCTGTGGCATTAGTTGGAATATTATCAAGCTTGGTGACACCTAAAGTAAGAGTTCAATTGGCAAAAGGAAGGGATACAAAAGCTGTGTCATATTTGGGAGCTATGAGAACAGCAGCAGAACTGTATTATATAGAAAAAGGAGAAGCTCCAACTACAGTGGGAGAACCTAGTGAAGCTGATGATAAAAAAGCAATAGAAAATATATTGCCTTATTTGGATCCTAAAGCAGAAGCTGTAATAAAAGATGGAAAAATACAGATTGGAGGGAGCAGAAAAGATAAGGATACAAAAATAACTTTTGGAGGGGAGATGAAATTTACTTTTAAAAGTCCGCAACATGATGAGATTGCTAAAAGAGGAGATGGAGTATATATCTGGTTTGCCCCTACAGAAGATCAAATATATGATGTACAGGGAAATAAATGGATAGAATATTAG
- a CDS encoding prepilin-type N-terminal cleavage/methylation domain-containing protein, with amino-acid sequence MYNKKIRGVTLLETMISMGIMGIFLLLSFPVTKIIYKTENFFVSERNAARNSSRIIEIIEKDIKESCFGNKEYIGKEYLNNGKEIFENLGYIRNPLREEFFREKMEKGNMLFLEIPFVKDNKVSSKYIIYRFYTGSLQIIRCSLFNGNIFVEDTEDILEEVDGYFERDKKGIVINLQIRGSKEKIKKTLKGYELIGKKYE; translated from the coding sequence ATGTATAATAAAAAAATAAGAGGAGTTACTCTTTTGGAAACAATGATTTCTATGGGGATAATGGGAATATTTCTGCTTCTTTCTTTCCCTGTTACGAAAATTATTTATAAAACAGAAAATTTTTTTGTAAGTGAAAGAAATGCTGCAAGAAACAGTTCAAGAATAATAGAAATTATTGAAAAGGATATAAAAGAAAGTTGCTTTGGCAATAAAGAATATATTGGAAAAGAGTATTTGAATAATGGAAAGGAAATATTTGAAAATTTAGGTTATATCAGAAACCCATTGAGAGAAGAATTTTTCAGAGAAAAAATGGAAAAAGGGAATATGCTGTTTTTAGAGATACCATTTGTCAAAGATAATAAAGTTTCTTCTAAATATATTATTTATAGATTTTATACTGGAAGTTTGCAAATTATAAGATGCAGTTTATTTAATGGAAATATTTTTGTAGAAGATACAGAAGATATATTGGAAGAAGTAGATGGATATTTTGAGAGAGATAAAAAAGGGATAGTAATAAATTTACAAATAAGAGGTAGTAAAGAAAAAATAAAAAAAACATTGAAAGGTTATGAACTTATAGGAAAAAAATATGAATAA
- a CDS encoding type II secretion system F family protein: protein MPQYKYIAYDIKGRKCRGKKEFLNEKEFRKFLKSKRMILIQFEILKKNKKIYQGEILSFTRELKIMLESRISIIEALKILGEQYENSAFGEIIFNIKKDILNGSSIGEAFRVYKNIFGNFYVDLLYLGEISGKITENLERISINLELENKIRKKIMEALFYPCIVIVFSIVVIIFLILYVLPNFVEMFNESGTELPFITQILMSTSKNIYYIALLFICICIIIIFIKKKIKSKMRNKYDKFMMKIPVYSNVMIKNIIIRFSKNMALMMESGMLITEILELMEESFDNSLVKKDIEDMKYSIISGKGIAEALKQLEIYSDKYQKMVIIGEESGELVNMFHKISQLSQEELENYIGKILILIEPVMIIILGMIMGTVIIAIYLPIFNLSDVIK, encoded by the coding sequence ATGCCGCAATATAAATATATAGCTTATGATATTAAAGGAAGAAAATGCAGAGGAAAAAAAGAATTTTTAAATGAAAAAGAATTCAGAAAATTTTTAAAAAGCAAAAGAATGATATTGATTCAATTTGAAATTTTGAAGAAAAATAAAAAGATATACCAGGGAGAGATATTATCTTTTACTAGAGAGCTGAAAATAATGCTGGAAAGCAGAATAAGTATAATAGAAGCCTTGAAAATTTTAGGAGAACAATATGAAAACAGTGCATTTGGAGAAATAATATTTAACATAAAAAAAGATATATTAAATGGAAGTTCCATAGGAGAAGCTTTTAGAGTATATAAAAATATCTTTGGAAATTTTTATGTAGATTTATTGTATCTAGGAGAAATATCAGGAAAAATTACTGAAAATTTAGAGAGAATATCAATAAATCTGGAGCTAGAAAATAAAATAAGAAAAAAGATAATGGAAGCTCTTTTTTATCCTTGTATAGTAATAGTTTTTTCCATAGTAGTGATAATATTTTTAATCCTTTATGTACTTCCTAATTTTGTGGAGATGTTTAATGAAAGTGGAACAGAGCTTCCTTTCATTACTCAAATTTTGATGAGTACAAGTAAAAATATTTATTATATAGCTCTTTTATTTATATGTATATGCATAATAATAATTTTTATAAAAAAGAAAATAAAAAGTAAGATGAGAAATAAATATGATAAATTTATGATGAAAATACCAGTATACAGCAATGTTATGATAAAGAATATAATAATAAGATTTTCTAAGAATATGGCATTGATGATGGAATCTGGAATGTTAATAACAGAAATACTTGAACTTATGGAGGAAAGTTTTGATAATTCTCTTGTAAAAAAAGATATAGAGGATATGAAATACAGTATTATTTCAGGTAAAGGGATAGCAGAAGCCCTTAAACAGCTGGAAATATACTCAGATAAATATCAAAAGATGGTAATAATAGGAGAAGAAAGTGGAGAATTAGTAAATATGTTTCACAAAATATCTCAGTTATCTCAAGAAGAATTAGAAAACTATATAGGAAAAATATTGATTTTAATAGAACCAGTTATGATAATCATATTAGGAATGATAATGGGAACTGTTATTATAGCTATTTATCTTCCTATATTCAATTTGTCAGATGTAATTAAATAA
- the opp1C gene encoding nickel/cobalt ABC transporter permease: MFKKLLKNKTAVFCMALILLLSIMGIFAPLFAPNDPYENDIMNKFASYSLQYPLGTDQLGRCVFSRMIYGIRPTLFLSLVTMLGTIGLGTLMGLLAGYFKGTTDEIIMRIVDMMLSFPSQIMILAVVALLGVDIRNVIIANIFIKWAWYARMIRTNVVKYTDKNFVLFSRCIGSGEKFILIRHMIPCIASEMAVLATLDIGWAVLNISTLSFLGLGVQAPVPEWGAMLNEAKNVMTTNPVQMIAPGIAVVILVASFNLLGDCLRDAFDPKEAQI, from the coding sequence ATGTTCAAAAAACTTTTAAAAAATAAAACTGCTGTCTTTTGTATGGCACTTATATTACTTCTTTCTATCATGGGAATTTTTGCTCCATTGTTTGCCCCTAATGACCCCTATGAAAATGATATTATGAATAAATTTGCATCTTATTCACTACAATATCCATTGGGAACAGACCAGCTTGGAAGATGTGTATTTTCAAGAATGATCTATGGAATAAGACCTACTCTTTTTCTATCTCTTGTAACTATGTTGGGAACTATTGGACTTGGAACCCTTATGGGACTTTTAGCTGGATATTTCAAAGGAACTACTGATGAAATTATAATGAGAATAGTAGATATGATGCTTTCTTTTCCAAGTCAGATTATGATACTTGCTGTTGTTGCTCTCTTAGGGGTAGATATAAGAAATGTCATCATTGCAAATATATTTATCAAATGGGCATGGTATGCACGTATGATAAGAACAAATGTTGTAAAATATACAGATAAAAATTTTGTTTTATTCTCAAGATGTATTGGCTCTGGAGAAAAATTTATTCTGATAAGACATATGATTCCATGTATAGCCTCAGAAATGGCTGTATTGGCTACTCTTGATATAGGATGGGCTGTTCTTAATATTTCTACATTATCATTTCTAGGTCTTGGTGTACAAGCTCCTGTTCCTGAATGGGGAGCTATGCTCAATGAAGCTAAAAATGTAATGACAACTAACCCTGTACAAATGATAGCTCCTGGTATTGCTGTAGTTATTCTTGTGGCTTCTTTCAATCTTCTTGGAGATTGCCTTAGAGATGCTTTTGACCCTAAGGAGGCACAGATATGA
- a CDS encoding VIT1/CCC1 transporter family protein, which produces MEERILSQKALDILLKSQADEETDSLIYDFMSKKEKDPKNKKILEKMASDEKDHAEMWKSFTKKNVKPNHKLIYWYKFLTVIMGFTFVLKLIQSDETSASSKYADIINEVPEAKKASEDELRHEHELIEMLDEERLQYVGAMVLGLNDALVELTGTIAGLSFALMNTRIVALSGIITGISATLSMAASNYLAERAENNPNAMKSSIYTGVAYLITVALLVLPYLIFPEDMWLGALITMLATVIFIILFFNYYISVAKDLPFMKRFLEMAGISLSVAAISFLIGILVKKFLGIDL; this is translated from the coding sequence ATGGAAGAAAGAATATTGAGCCAAAAAGCATTGGATATATTACTTAAAAGTCAAGCAGATGAAGAAACTGACAGTTTAATTTATGATTTTATGTCAAAAAAAGAAAAAGATCCAAAAAATAAAAAAATTCTAGAAAAAATGGCAAGTGATGAAAAGGATCATGCTGAAATGTGGAAAAGTTTCACTAAAAAAAATGTGAAACCCAATCATAAACTTATATATTGGTATAAATTTCTTACAGTAATTATGGGATTCACATTTGTATTAAAACTTATTCAAAGTGATGAAACTAGTGCCAGTTCCAAATATGCAGATATAATAAATGAAGTTCCTGAAGCTAAAAAAGCTTCTGAAGATGAATTGAGACATGAACATGAACTTATTGAAATGCTTGATGAAGAAAGACTTCAATATGTTGGTGCTATGGTACTTGGATTAAATGATGCCCTTGTAGAGCTTACAGGAACCATTGCTGGACTTTCATTTGCTCTCATGAATACCCGAATTGTTGCTCTTTCTGGTATCATTACTGGAATATCTGCAACTCTTTCTATGGCTGCTTCAAACTATCTTGCTGAAAGGGCTGAAAATAATCCAAATGCAATGAAATCAAGTATTTATACAGGAGTAGCTTATCTTATTACTGTTGCTCTTCTTGTTCTTCCATATCTTATATTTCCAGAGGATATGTGGCTTGGTGCTTTGATTACAATGCTTGCTACTGTTATCTTTATTATTCTTTTCTTTAATTATTATATTTCAGTAGCTAAAGATCTGCCATTTATGAAAAGATTTTTAGAGATGGCAGGAATCAGTCTTTCTGTGGCTGCTATATCTTTTTTAATAGGTATATTGGTAAAAAAATTCTTAGGAATAGATCTTTAA
- a CDS encoding ABC transporter ATP-binding protein, translating to MKTLLKVENLSVEAKSKKSSIKLVDNISFSLKEGECLGILGESGSGKSMTCKAIMGLLDKNFQIKGSAIYENSDLLQKNNENMRKLRGKEIAMVLQNPMTCFDPLYSIGYQMAETFIEHLNLNQEEIKRKSIEILELMQLKNAEDILHKYPHQLSGGMLQRIMIGLALAMEPKLLIADEPTTAIDAVTQYEIMKEFIKIKEKYKVAIIFISHDLSVISKIADNVIVMSNGKAVAQGDKNYIFSSEKEEYTKMLIEKKMAVMNRYKEILHNGRRRAYAAGS from the coding sequence ATGAAAACATTACTTAAAGTTGAAAATCTTTCTGTTGAAGCCAAGTCTAAAAAATCTTCTATAAAACTTGTAGATAATATTTCTTTTTCTTTAAAAGAAGGAGAATGCCTTGGAATTCTTGGAGAGTCTGGAAGTGGTAAAAGTATGACCTGTAAAGCTATAATGGGACTTCTTGATAAAAATTTTCAAATTAAGGGGTCAGCTATTTATGAAAATAGTGATCTTCTTCAAAAAAACAATGAAAATATGAGAAAATTAAGAGGAAAAGAAATAGCAATGGTTTTACAGAATCCTATGACTTGTTTTGATCCCTTATATTCTATTGGTTACCAGATGGCTGAAACATTTATTGAGCATCTTAACCTCAATCAAGAAGAGATAAAAAGAAAATCTATTGAGATACTGGAACTTATGCAGTTAAAAAATGCAGAAGATATTCTCCATAAATACCCACATCAACTAAGTGGAGGTATGCTTCAAAGAATTATGATAGGTTTAGCTCTAGCTATGGAACCAAAACTTCTCATAGCAGATGAACCAACAACTGCTATAGATGCTGTTACTCAATATGAAATAATGAAGGAATTTATAAAAATAAAAGAAAAATATAAAGTAGCCATAATCTTTATTTCCCATGATTTAAGTGTCATTTCAAAAATTGCTGATAATGTTATTGTCATGAGCAATGGAAAAGCTGTGGCTCAAGGAGACAAAAATTATATCTTTTCTTCTGAAAAAGAAGAATATACAAAAATGCTTATAGAAAAGAAAATGGCAGTTATGAACAGATATAAAGAAATACTCCATAATGGAAGGAGGAGAGCATATGCTGCTGGAAGCTAA
- the nikA gene encoding nickel ABC transporter substrate-binding protein yields the protein MKKGIFKLILGITVISSLLSGCGSDKDTPAAAKNTTTEPAKKEELTFVNYRDIRDLNPHLYAGEMYAQEMLYETLVNITEKGYEPCLAESWTISEDGKTYTFNIRKGVTFSDGTVCDAKAIKANFDAIIENKSRHTWLEMMQLLESVDLIDDYTLQIKMSKPYYPMLTELGVTRPFAMISPNSMKDGSTKNGVNSYIGTGPYILKDFVTDEYAVFEANENYWGKVPEIKKIIVKVIPDNQTRILALEKGEIDLIFGKNMIDADAINKYKNSEKFNIALSEPTSTRQIVLNTSNGILKDKSVRHALQYATNKQAISDGVFYGLEKPADTLFSKTIPYSNIDLKPYEFNMEKAAETLDQAGWLKNDKGIREKDGKKLQLSLLYNSDSVTEKIISEYLQSEYKKIGIEISIAGEEEQSYRDKMKTGNFDMVFNICWGTPYDPQSSLAAMRQPVYGDYAAQLGLEDKKEIDEAITKILVSTDEKERQGLYTFVLTRLHEDAVYIPLTYECNKAIYNSNLKGVKFTQTQYEVPFADMYFEK from the coding sequence ATGAAAAAAGGAATTTTTAAACTTATTCTTGGAATAACTGTAATTTCCAGCTTATTAAGCGGATGTGGTTCTGATAAAGATACCCCTGCAGCTGCTAAAAATACTACTACAGAACCTGCAAAAAAAGAGGAACTGACATTTGTAAACTATCGTGATATCCGTGATCTAAACCCTCATCTTTATGCTGGTGAGATGTATGCTCAAGAAATGCTCTATGAAACTCTTGTAAATATTACAGAAAAAGGATATGAACCTTGTCTTGCTGAAAGTTGGACTATCAGTGAAGATGGAAAAACATATACATTCAATATTAGAAAAGGAGTTACATTTTCTGATGGAACTGTATGTGATGCAAAAGCTATAAAAGCTAACTTTGATGCAATCATTGAAAACAAAAGCAGACATACTTGGCTTGAAATGATGCAGCTTTTAGAAAGTGTAGATCTTATAGATGATTATACTCTACAAATAAAAATGAGCAAACCTTACTACCCTATGCTTACAGAACTTGGGGTTACAAGACCTTTTGCTATGATATCTCCAAACTCTATGAAAGATGGTTCTACAAAAAATGGTGTAAATTCATATATTGGAACTGGACCATATATTTTAAAGGATTTTGTTACTGATGAATATGCAGTATTTGAAGCAAATGAAAATTATTGGGGAAAAGTTCCTGAAATCAAAAAAATTATTGTTAAAGTTATCCCAGACAATCAAACTCGTATTCTTGCTTTGGAAAAAGGGGAAATTGATCTTATATTTGGTAAAAATATGATAGATGCTGATGCTATAAATAAATATAAAAACAGTGAAAAATTTAATATTGCTCTTTCAGAGCCAACTTCTACAAGACAGATTGTATTAAACACTTCAAATGGAATTTTAAAAGATAAAAGTGTTAGACATGCTCTTCAATATGCTACTAACAAACAAGCAATTTCTGATGGTGTTTTCTATGGACTTGAAAAACCTGCTGATACACTTTTCTCTAAAACTATTCCATATAGTAATATAGATTTAAAGCCTTATGAATTCAATATGGAAAAAGCTGCTGAAACTTTAGATCAAGCCGGATGGCTTAAAAATGATAAAGGTATTCGTGAAAAAGATGGTAAAAAATTACAGCTTTCTCTTCTTTACAACAGTGACAGTGTAACTGAAAAAATAATTTCGGAATATTTACAATCTGAATACAAAAAAATAGGTATAGAAATATCTATTGCTGGAGAAGAGGAGCAATCTTATCGTGATAAAATGAAAACTGGTAATTTTGATATGGTATTTAATATCTGCTGGGGTACACCATATGATCCTCAATCTTCTCTTGCTGCTATGCGTCAACCAGTTTATGGTGACTATGCAGCTCAATTAGGGTTAGAAGATAAAAAAGAAATTGATGAAGCTATAACAAAAATTCTTGTATCTACTGATGAAAAAGAAAGACAAGGTTTATATACTTTTGTTCTTACAAGACTTCATGAAGATGCAGTATATATTCCACTTACTTACGAATGTAATAAAGCTATATACAACTCTAATCTAAAAGGTGTAAAATTCACACAGACTCAATATGAAGTACCTTTTGCAGATATGTATTTTGAAAAATAA
- a CDS encoding dipeptide/oligopeptide/nickel ABC transporter ATP-binding protein, producing MLLEAKNIFVSFKKENQTSFFGKERQEVVKDVSISLKKGECLGIIGESGSGKSTFGKVLIGLLTPDKGDVFINGITLYGKSSREEKRKVKQSVSVVFQDYTSSANPRFRVKDIIGESLRVIEKRENIRIDKEKRTEELLKLVGLNKNFMDRYPHELSGGQLQRVCIARAVATNPEIILLDEAISSLDASTQTQVMDLLKQLQSEFGFSYIFITHDLPSVTYMCDRVIFFYDGKIVEQVDDIYMLSEVKSSYAAKLLHSILEIDIENEEQKVYAKQQSYS from the coding sequence ATGCTGCTGGAAGCTAAAAATATATTTGTCAGTTTTAAAAAAGAAAATCAAACTTCTTTTTTTGGAAAAGAGAGACAAGAAGTAGTAAAAGATGTTTCAATTTCTCTAAAAAAAGGAGAATGTTTAGGCATAATAGGAGAAAGTGGAAGTGGTAAAAGTACTTTTGGAAAAGTATTAATAGGTCTTTTAACTCCTGATAAAGGAGATGTTTTTATTAATGGAATAACTCTCTATGGTAAATCTTCTAGAGAGGAAAAAAGAAAAGTGAAACAATCTGTCAGTGTTGTATTCCAAGATTATACTTCATCTGCAAATCCTAGATTTCGTGTAAAAGATATTATTGGTGAATCCTTAAGAGTTATAGAAAAAAGAGAAAATATAAGAATAGATAAAGAAAAAAGAACAGAAGAATTGTTAAAGTTAGTTGGACTCAATAAAAATTTTATGGACAGATATCCCCATGAATTAAGTGGAGGGCAGCTGCAAAGAGTATGTATAGCCAGAGCTGTTGCTACAAATCCTGAAATTATCCTTCTTGATGAAGCTATAAGTTCTTTGGATGCTTCTACTCAGACACAAGTAATGGATCTTTTAAAACAGCTTCAAAGTGAATTTGGATTTTCATATATTTTTATAACTCATGATCTTCCATCAGTAACATATATGTGTGATAGAGTAATCTTTTTCTATGATGGAAAAATAGTGGAACAAGTTGATGATATCTACATGCTGTCAGAAGTAAAAAGTTCTTATGCTGCAAAACTTTTACATTCTATTTTAGAAATTGATATAGAAAATGAGGAGCAGAAAGTTTATGCAAAACAACAATCTTACT
- a CDS encoding prepilin peptidase has protein sequence MGNLLLILLLIVSFIIFVIDIKKLYIPNSINIIFFIIAVCYKGIDIYEIEKGILGAGVYTLPLLFFYGYGSDILKKEIMGFGDIKLVAGIGYVLGYSNFYTVYIYYLETFIIAAIFGVIYIVKKKNARGEIAFSPFLLFSFYCILFMEKI, from the coding sequence ATGGGAAATTTACTTTTAATTCTTCTCCTTATTGTTTCTTTTATAATATTTGTAATAGATATAAAAAAATTATATATTCCTAATAGTATTAATATAATATTTTTTATAATTGCTGTTTGTTATAAAGGGATTGATATATATGAAATAGAAAAGGGAATATTAGGAGCAGGAGTTTACACTCTTCCTCTGCTCTTTTTTTATGGATATGGGTCAGATATTTTAAAAAAAGAGATTATGGGATTTGGAGATATAAAACTTGTAGCAGGAATTGGGTACGTTCTTGGTTATAGTAATTTCTATACAGTTTATATTTACTATCTTGAAACTTTTATCATAGCTGCTATTTTTGGAGTAATATATATTGTAAAGAAAAAAAACGCAAGAGGAGAAATTGCTTTTTCCCCTTTTCTGCTTTTTTCTTTTTACTGTATTTTATTTATGGAGAAAATATGA